The genomic stretch GCATGACGCTAACCATTCAGGGGCTGGTGCCGTCGGGCCGGGCGCTGAAACGCAGCGGAGCGCGCATCGGCGACTGGATTTACGTCACCGGAACGCTGGGCGACAGCGCCGCCGGTTTGGCTATTTTGCAGGATCGACTGCCGGTGTCCGACGCCGACGATCGTCAATGGCTGCTGCAGCGCCATTTGCGCCCCCAGCCGCGTATTCTGCACGGGCAGGCGCTGCGCGATCTGGCCAGTGCGGCTATCGATCTGTCTGACGGGCTGGCGTCTGATTTGGGGCATATTCTTAAGGCCAGCGATTGCGGCGCGCGCATCAATCTGGATGCGTTGCCGTATTCCAGCGCGTTGCTACGCCATGACGACCCGGAACAAGTGATGCGATGGGCGCTCGGCGGCGGTGAAGATTATGAACTGTGCTTTACCGTACCGGAGCTGAACCGGGGTGCGCTGGAAGTGGCGATCGGCCATCTGGGCGCTCGCTATACCTGCATCGGCCAGATCGGGCCGGCTTCTGAAGGGC from Dickeya fangzhongdai encodes the following:
- the thiL gene encoding thiamine-phosphate kinase, yielding MAQGEFDVIARYFNRVGYSRRDVELGIGDDCALLNIPDKQLLAVSTDTLVSGIHFLPDIDPADLAYKSLAVNLSDLAAMGADPAFVSLALTLPGIDADWLAAYSDSLFEQLSYYDMQLIGGDTTRGPLSMTLTIQGLVPSGRALKRSGARIGDWIYVTGTLGDSAAGLAILQDRLPVSDADDRQWLLQRHLRPQPRILHGQALRDLASAAIDLSDGLASDLGHILKASDCGARINLDALPYSSALLRHDDPEQVMRWALGGGEDYELCFTVPELNRGALEVAIGHLGARYTCIGQIGPASEGLSFFRSGQPVTVNLKGYDHFGA